A genomic stretch from Myxocyprinus asiaticus isolate MX2 ecotype Aquarium Trade chromosome 24, UBuf_Myxa_2, whole genome shotgun sequence includes:
- the LOC127414934 gene encoding transcription factor ATOH1-like encodes MDGTNVDGVSKGAREVVELDVQHPNLGRGEQREYPPALALMASSDPRAWLAPVQAGTCAAHAEYLQHSPVSSAEGVSSASSHSSNFRKSSKVRELCRLKGAVGADEGRQRAPSSKATNVVQKQRRVAANARERRRMHGLNHAFDELRSVIPAMDNDKKLSKYETLQMAQIYINALSDLLQGPDAEADPPNCNMLSANVFEEEHSPRGSPSICRRGAGAGLPVQLSGIHYQYEDGTFASFVEQDIQSPSGTSKSGSEGNKNSPRSNRSDGEFSPHSHFSDSDETHLELQSEDELSELKLPNHRAF; translated from the coding sequence ATGGATGGAACGAACGTGGACGGCGTAAGCAAGGGTGCAAGGGAGGTGGTTGAACTGGACGTCCAACATCCGAACTTGGGGCGGGGGGAACAGCGCGAGTACCCACCAGCTTTGGCACTCATGGCCAGCAGTGACCCACGCGCCTGGCTGGCTCCTGTGCAGGCTGGCACCTGCGCGGCACACGCCGAATACCTGCAGCACTCGCCCGTCTCGAGCGCGGAAGGCGTGTCCTCTGCCTCGAGTCACAGCTCAAACTTCAGGAAGAGCAGCAAAGTGCGCGAGCTGTGCCGACTAAAGGGAGCTGTGGGAGCAGACGAGGGCAGGCAGCGTGCCCCGTCCAGCAAAGCGACCAATGTTGTGCAGAAACAGAGGCGAGTGGCTGCTAATGCTCGCGAGAGAAGGAGGATGCACGGATTAAACCACGCTTTCGACGAGCTGCGCAGTGTAATCCCAGCCATGGATAATGACAAGAAGCTCTCTAAATATGAAACCCTACAGATGGCTCAGATCTACATCAACGCCCTGTCCGACTTGCTCCAGGGTCCCGATGCTGAGGCTGATCCGCCAAACTGCAACATGCTCTCTGCCAATGTGTTCGAGGAGGAGCACTCTCCTAGAGGATCACCGAGCATCTGCCGGAGAGGCGCAGGTGCAGGTCTACCTGTCCAGCTGTCCGGTATCCACTATCAATACGAGGACGGAACATTCGCCTCTTTCGTGGAGCAGGACATTCAGTCTCCCTCTGGAACGAGCAAGTCCGGTTCGGAGGGTAACAAAAATTCGCCCCGGTCGAACCGAAGCGACGGAGAGTTCTCCCCTCACTCGCACTTCAGTGACTCGGACGAAACGCACTTGGAGCTGCAGAGCGAAGACGAGCTCTCTGAACTGAAACTGCCCAACCACCGCGCTTTTTAG